The following are encoded in a window of Sinorhizobium sojae CCBAU 05684 genomic DNA:
- a CDS encoding DUF3572 domain-containing protein — translation MKSADETAIAILSWLAGETELMSRFLALSGTDAGSLRQAAGDPGFMGGLVAFLMEHEPTLMAFCSATGTPPEEVVRAHRAFSGPADFADV, via the coding sequence ATGAAGAGCGCCGACGAAACAGCAATCGCCATTCTGTCCTGGCTGGCGGGCGAGACGGAACTCATGTCGCGCTTTCTGGCGCTCTCCGGTACCGATGCCGGCTCGCTGCGCCAGGCCGCCGGCGACCCCGGCTTCATGGGCGGCCTCGTTGCCTTTCTGATGGAGCACGAGCCGACGCTGATGGCGTTTTGCAGCGCGACCGGAACGCCCCCGGAGGAGGTCGTCAGGGCGCACCGGGCCTTTTCCGGCCCGGCGGATTTTGCGGACGTCTGA
- a CDS encoding L,D-transpeptidase family protein, whose amino-acid sequence MRSTLRIGLVVLVMSSSPSTAAGKAPLQIVVSREQQSLVVYDGDRVVATSNVSTGREGHRTPTGIFSILEKRRHHESNIYSNAPMPFMQRLTWSGIALHGSNHVPNYPASHGCVRLPGRFAADLFKITERGMHVVISERQVAPVKVWSDALFQPKQARPAAPLSDVPLRPALSHLATGSVEVAMAEQSPPPPSFKRDGAPIRILITRRGTRENVRDLQMLLTTLGHDAGVPDGYNGPATLAAIRAFQAAEGMPADGEITPALLQAVFRKAGRGTPPNGILRVRRTFQSLFEADVEIDKPELALGTHFLQFQELDPQSGEGEWFGLSLDNVLRNATKKRLGITTDADALDFNALRRTLGRITVPEDARRRIAFLLANGSSLSISDTEFGTETGEGTDFVTITRTVSDD is encoded by the coding sequence TTGCGTTCCACTCTCAGGATAGGGCTCGTCGTCCTCGTCATGTCGTCGTCACCCTCCACGGCAGCGGGCAAGGCGCCATTGCAGATCGTAGTATCGCGCGAGCAGCAGTCACTCGTCGTCTATGATGGAGATAGAGTGGTTGCCACCTCGAATGTGTCTACCGGAAGAGAGGGCCATCGGACTCCGACGGGTATCTTTTCGATCCTTGAGAAGCGCCGGCACCACGAGTCGAACATCTATTCCAATGCGCCAATGCCGTTCATGCAGCGGCTGACCTGGTCCGGCATCGCCCTGCACGGCTCCAATCACGTGCCGAATTATCCGGCTTCGCACGGGTGCGTGCGGCTTCCCGGCCGCTTCGCCGCCGATCTTTTCAAGATAACGGAACGCGGCATGCATGTGGTCATATCCGAGCGGCAGGTCGCCCCCGTCAAGGTTTGGAGCGACGCGCTCTTCCAGCCGAAGCAGGCGCGGCCGGCGGCACCTCTTTCCGACGTGCCCCTGCGCCCGGCTCTCAGCCACCTGGCGACCGGCAGCGTCGAGGTGGCGATGGCCGAACAATCTCCCCCGCCGCCGTCTTTCAAACGCGACGGAGCGCCGATCCGCATCCTGATTACCCGACGCGGGACGCGAGAGAACGTGCGCGACCTGCAGATGCTCCTGACCACGCTCGGCCACGATGCCGGCGTCCCGGACGGGTATAACGGCCCCGCGACGCTCGCCGCCATCCGTGCCTTCCAGGCGGCCGAAGGCATGCCGGCTGATGGGGAGATCACGCCGGCTCTGCTCCAGGCCGTTTTCCGCAAGGCCGGTCGCGGCACACCGCCGAACGGGATCCTGCGCGTGCGCCGGACCTTTCAGTCGCTCTTCGAAGCCGATGTCGAAATCGACAAGCCCGAACTGGCGCTCGGGACGCATTTTCTGCAGTTCCAGGAGCTCGACCCGCAATCCGGAGAAGGCGAATGGTTCGGTCTTTCCCTGGACAACGTGCTGAGGAATGCCACGAAGAAGCGCCTCGGGATTACGACCGATGCGGATGCCTTGGACTTCAATGCCCTGAGGCGCACGCTCGGTCGCATCACGGTGCCCGAGGATGCCCGCCGGCGCATCGCGTTCCTTCTCGCCAATGGCTCCTCGCTTTCGATCTCCGACACCGAATTCGGGACGGAGACAGGTGAAGGAACCGACTTCGTCACCATCACTCGCACCGTAAGCGACGACTGA
- a CDS encoding DNA polymerase IV, whose amino-acid sequence MRDSTAAIPGFCRDCLKEQAALARRCRTCGSPRLLHHAELYGLMLAHIDCDAFYASIEKRDNPELADRPVIIGGGKRGVVSTACYIARIHGVRSAMPMFKALEACPEAVVIKPDMEKYSRVGRKVRAMMLELTPLVEPLSIDEAFLDLSGTDRLHHAPPARTLARFARRVEQEVGITVSIGLSYCKFLAKVASDLQKPRGFSVIGQAEAVDFLKERPVTLIWGVGKAFAATLERDGIRTIGQLQTMEEAELMRRYGTMGQRLYRLSRGQDERSVETGGEAKSVSSETTFNVDLSRPEELIPHLRRLSEQVALRLRKSELAGQTVVLKLKTADFRSRTRNRRLDSPTRLADRIFRTGLQLLEREVDGTRYRLIGIGVSDLCDPVLADPPDLVDPSAARRAAAEEAINKLHDRFGKTSVETGYTFGQRRRDQ is encoded by the coding sequence ATGCGAGACAGCACTGCAGCGATTCCGGGCTTCTGCCGAGACTGCCTGAAGGAACAGGCCGCCCTCGCCCGGCGGTGCCGCACCTGCGGCAGTCCGCGTCTCCTGCACCACGCCGAGCTCTACGGGCTGATGCTGGCGCATATCGACTGCGACGCCTTCTACGCCTCGATCGAGAAACGCGACAATCCGGAGCTCGCCGACAGACCGGTCATCATCGGCGGCGGCAAACGCGGCGTTGTCTCGACCGCCTGCTACATCGCCCGCATTCATGGCGTGCGCTCGGCCATGCCCATGTTCAAGGCACTCGAGGCCTGCCCCGAGGCGGTGGTAATCAAGCCCGACATGGAGAAGTATTCCCGTGTCGGGCGCAAGGTCAGGGCCATGATGCTGGAACTGACGCCACTCGTAGAGCCGCTGTCGATCGACGAGGCCTTCCTCGATTTGAGCGGCACGGACCGGCTGCATCACGCCCCGCCCGCCCGGACGCTGGCCCGCTTCGCCCGGCGCGTCGAGCAGGAAGTCGGCATCACAGTCTCGATCGGCCTCTCCTACTGCAAGTTCCTCGCCAAGGTCGCCTCTGACCTGCAGAAGCCGCGCGGCTTCTCCGTCATCGGCCAGGCCGAAGCCGTTGACTTCCTGAAGGAGCGTCCCGTCACCTTGATCTGGGGTGTCGGTAAGGCCTTCGCCGCGACGCTCGAGCGGGATGGCATCCGCACGATCGGGCAGTTGCAGACGATGGAAGAGGCCGAACTGATGCGCCGCTACGGCACGATGGGTCAGCGGCTTTACCGGCTTTCGCGCGGCCAGGACGAACGCAGCGTCGAGACTGGCGGAGAGGCAAAAAGCGTTTCCTCGGAAACGACCTTCAATGTCGACCTGTCTCGCCCGGAGGAACTCATCCCGCATCTCAGGCGCCTGAGCGAGCAGGTGGCGCTCAGGCTGCGCAAATCCGAACTCGCCGGACAGACCGTCGTCCTGAAATTGAAGACGGCCGACTTCAGATCCCGTACGCGCAACCGGCGCTTGGACAGCCCCACCCGCCTTGCCGACCGGATTTTCCGCACCGGCCTGCAATTGCTCGAGAGAGAAGTCGACGGGACGAGATACAGGCTGATCGGCATCGGCGTCAGCGATCTTTGCGATCCCGTCCTTGCCGATCCGCCGGATCTCGTGGATCCCTCTGCAGCGCGACGGGCGGCCGCCGAGGAGGCGATCAACAAGCTGCACGACAGGTTCGGCAAGACCAGCGTCGAGACGGGTTATACCTTCGGCCAAAGGCGCCGCGATCAATAG